A part of Gadus morhua chromosome 17, gadMor3.0, whole genome shotgun sequence genomic DNA contains:
- the lrrfip1a gene encoding uncharacterized protein lrrfip1a isoform X11, which yields MGTQGAGRKRNPNKERSTAEDDALNLIAREAEARLAAKRAARAEAREIRMKELERQQKELSDEDERMSVGSLSSVRSSSLHSHKKSKKKKKHKHKDRDDNGCDDGYSVVSSRSSKLSDESRTSRSSRLDLTSSRLSEDSRLSRGSRLDLQTAPYASSSLSRQPASLYNGYQSSLYEDGLGSASRRVIGSSSRPSDYSSYRGSNSRASSRASSARASPVDNHSSVAGFLRSASSSVLSKDLDDVTIPDFSDVEDRDYIEKGSRAASALTAGTLTALGGTSSRRGSGETAITVDNETSIREIKEIHELKDQIQDVESKYMQNLKEVKDALVEVGEKYRKAMVSNAQLDNEKSNLLYQVDTLKDSLTELEELLAEARREYEEKNKDHEREKHAHSILQFQFNEVKETLKQSEELLNDIRQLRLKQDGFIREISDLQETVEWKDKKIGALERQKTYTDAIRVERDELRDEVVQLKDILKKHGIVLGPDLNINGGIVEPGTDGSSEPGSPLGPDHMASPTEGNSSMLGSALESELRTKQEEEVDSEEPQDRQKLEEAGDRCLTSAEAPSLASDSSTETSRDPDSTCWPKVEDRPGESAPCPELDLESASVIRNIQTSATEMKGVITEQEEMVEEGALSHRLDLITNIVNKEDCSAELNGVISAQGAELAVSGADTVEEALLQTSTEGMENNQMITDLSETIVAEVMRAILETPSKDLHEDQATTLDNIQSQRSNEGQSPQKDGNEVNHIKESVGPISTPPDESPTIGPIAMSDESCPVGPITASPDESSTIGPISTPPDESSTVGPIVMSPDESCPVGPIDMSPDESCPVGPIDMSPDESCPIGPIAMSQPEPGNIEDIENEELENEELSNKLQTKGAGGKKKKKKRKGKKKKAGLQEEEKKQSEEDVNEGTTPENEKENNKKKLSRKDDGSEIPSSSPLQVLKGSQMDPPQENQDTDGVLEPGIVVAQVSSSVSNAESNLDVSDPDTVHPPCLASPSQESVLPAKAVASQFEPEVAATAATDETGPVNEFISHHTTPNPIESFEAPDMNNYGKKTESTRFNVAIDSLHAANESPREDEVEQSNTSSLPVCLESTSSPQEPLETTLSTDQVTLGNDGGDVHVKCETPLGDTFQIEDSGEQKAGVEEEQTSPSCRLLGAVAHCDEPEIDELENMLKVEGTLVHTDNSEGISDSVLAEETFTEITNDISSLPKEGTVLNSSVFEDNVEGTNLAVVISSEAERLIEITDGVAKRISSPDQKQHDLGLDISVELEQDSDQGHVPKLDTPSFPMEGQENEVSQIEELKNQSEELAEVHSVQDEKHNDRASAITEEPEPEPDQSHVQELETPSNPVEDQENKELETESHQVIRLDSDYLNDEDENDEGHSFDFDEMDLEASLSVTLTPTNKTPEKVTRLMPQDANSDVSELGQCEAFQMSVQKGSELRPEGESLETPKQTETAEGIAGGPLGHKDSTSSQEPQTTTGEQNESQTAEVVIDQLLRSVAEDVGGVQEQSHTLVEEGVEQLGGSGDVEFEMGREALGSSIAGGQEVVKDVLLGVGSAEGQVSRQTDPFPPKIESKNSQKAKGKGKGKAKEDCKMS from the exons GCTGAGGCCCGGCTAGCAGCTAAGAGAGCAGCCAGGGCCGAGGCCAGAGAGATCCGCATGAAGGAGCTGGAGCGACAACAGAAGGAG cttTCAGATGAAGATGAACGGATGTCCGTGGGGAGCCTGAGCAGCGTCAGG AGCTCCTCCTTGCACTCGCACAAGAAatcaaagaaaaagaagaagcacAAGCACAAAGACAGAGAT GACAACGGCTGTGATGACGGTTACAGTGTGGTATCCAGCCGG AGCTCCAAGCTCAGCGACGAGAGCAGAACCTCTCGCTCTTCCAGGCTTGACCTTACG AGCTCCCGATTGAGTGAGGACAGCCGGCTCTCACGGGGGTCCCGACTAGACCTGCAGACG GCCCCCtatgcctcctcctctctctccagacaGCCAGCCTCTCTGTACAATGGCTACCAG agctcGCTGTATGAGGACGGCCTGGGCAGTGCTTCCCGGCGGGTCATTGGCTCCAGCTCTCGA ccatCAGACTACAGCAGCTACCGGGGGTCCAACTCCAGAGCCTCGTCCCGGGCCAGCTCGGCCCGCGCCAGCCCAGTG GACAACCACAGCTCTGTGGCCGGCTTCTTGCGGAGCGCGAGCAGCAGCGTTCTCTCAAAGGACCTGGATGACGTCACTATCCCTGATTTCTCAGAT GTGGAGGACAGAGATTATATCGAGAAG GGGTCCCGGGCAGCCTCTGCCTTAACCGCTGGGACCCTCACCGCGTTGGGGGGCACCTCCTCCCGGAGAGGAAGTGGCGAGACGGCAATCACCGTAGATAACGAGACGTCCATACGAGAGATCAAG GAGATCCATGAGCTGAAGGATCAGATTCAAGATGTGGAATCAAAGTACATGCAGAACCTCAAGGAAGTTAAG GACGCCttggtggaggtgggtgagaAGTACCGCAAGGCCATGGTGTCCAACGCCCAGCTGGACAATGAGAAGAGCAACCTGCTGTACCAGGTGGACACGCTGAAGGACTCGCTCACCGAGCTTGAGGAGCTGCTGGCCGAGGCGCGCCGCGAGTACGAGGAGAAGAACAAG GACCACGAGCGGGAGAAGCACGCACACAGCATCCTGCAGTTCCAGTTCAACGAGGTGAAGGAGACCCTGAAGCAGAGCGAGGAGCTGCTCAAC GATATCCGCCAGCTGCGCTTGAAGCAGGATGGTTTTATCCGAGAAATATCGGACCTCCAGGAAACTGTTGAGTGGAAGGATAAAAAGATTGGG GCCTTAGAGCGACAGAAAACATATACGGACGCGATCCGAGTGGAACGTGATGAGTTGAGAGATGAGGTGGTTCAGCTGAAAGACATTCTCAAG AAACATGGCATCGTTCTGGGACCGGATCTGAACATCAACGGGGGTATTGTTGAGCCAGGAACCGATGGATCATCGGAACCCGGGTCCCCCCTGGGTCCAGACCACATGGCCTCCCCCACAGAGGGCAACAGCAGCATGCTAG GCAGCGCACTGGAGTCTGAGTTGAGGACTAAacaagaggaagaggtggattCAGAAGAACCGCAAGATCGACAAAAACTTGAGGAAGCAGGAGACCGCTGTTTGACCTCTGCTGAAGCCCCTAGTCTTGCTAGTGATTCCTCCACAGAGACTTCTAGAGACCCCGACTCCACGTGCTGGCCCAAAGTGGAGGACCGTCCAGGAGAAAGTGCCCCTTGCCCAGAGTTAGATTTAGAAAGTGCCAGTGTAATCAGAAATATACAAACTAGTGCTACAGAGATGAAGGGGGTCATAACAGAACAGGAGGAGATGGTTGAAGAAGGTGCATTGAGCCATCGTTTAGATTTAATCACAAACATCGTTAATAAAGAGGATTGCAGCGCAGAGTTGAATGGGGTCATATCAGCGCAGGGTGCTGAGCTGGCTGTGAGTGGGGCAGACACAGTGGAAGAGGCTTTGCTCCAGACAAGTACAGAAGGCATGGAAAACAACCAAATGATAACCGATCTTTCTGAAACCATTGTGGCTGAGGTCATGAGGGCCATTTTAGAGACTCCCAGTAAGGATTTGCATGAAGACCAAGCAACTACCCTGGATAATATCCAATCACAAAGGAGCAATGAGGGCCAATCGCCACAGAAAGATGGAAATGAAGTGAACCACATCAAAGAGTCCGTCGGACCAATCAGCACGCCCCCTGATGAGTCACCCACCATCGGACCAATCGCCATGTCTGATGAGTCATGCCCAGTCGGACCAATCACCGCGTCCCCTGATGAGTCATCCACAATAGGACCAATCAGCACGCCCCCTGATGAGTCATCCACCGTCGGACCAATTGTCATGTCTCCTGATGAGTCATGCCCGGTCGGACCAATCGACATGTCTCCTGATGAGTCATGCCCGGTCGGACCAATCGACATGTCTCCTGATGAGTCATGCCCGATCGGACCAATCGCCATGTCTCAACCTGAGCCTGGGAACATTGAGGACATTGAGAATGAGGAATTAGAGAATGAGGAACTGTCCAACAAACTGCAGACCAAGGGAGCCGGAggcaagaagaagaaaaaaaagaggaaaggcAAAAAGAAGAAAGCAGgacttcaggaggaggagaagaagcaaAGTGAGGAGGATGTAAATGAAGGAACCACACcagagaatgagaaagaaaacaacaaaaaaaagttgaGTAGAAAAGATGATGGATCTGAGATTCCCAGTTCCAGCCCCCTCCAAGTCCTTAAAGGATCTCAAATGGATCCACCACAGGAGAACCAAGATACAGATGGTGTTTTGGAACCTGGGATTGTGGTAGCTCAGGTGAGCAGCTCTGTTTCCAACGCAGAGTCCAATCTGGACGTGTCCGATCCTGACACTGTTCACCCACCCTGTTTAGCTAGTCCTAGTCAGGAGAGTGTGCTCCCAGCAAAGGCAGTTGCCTCACAATTCGAGCCAGAGGTTGCTGCTACTGCAGCAACAGATGAAACTGGTCCCGTAAATGAGTTTATCTCACATCATACAACTCCCAACCCTATAGAGAGCTTTGAGGCCCCAGATATGAACAACTATGGTAAGAAAACTGAATCAACCAGGTTTAATGTAGCCATTGATTCATTACATGCAGCAAATGAATCCCCACGTGAGGATGAGGTGGAACAGTCCAACACCAGCTCCCTTCCAGTGTGTCTGGAGAGCACATCCAGCCCTCAGGAGCCATTGGAGACAACTCTATCCACAGATCAGGTCACTTTAGGTAACGATGGGGGGGATGTGCATGTCAAGTGTGAGACACCTCTCGGAGATACTTTTCAGATAGAGGACTCAGGAGAGCAGAAGGCAGGGGTGGAAGAGGAACAAACCTCCCCTTCTTGTCGTCTACTCGGGGCTGTGGCTCATTGTGATGAGCCAGAAATTGATGAGTTGGAAAACATGCTTAAAGTAGAGGGAACTTTAGTCCATACTGACAACTCTGAAGGAATATCCGACAGTGTGTTAGCAGAGGAAACCTTCACTGAGATTACCAATGATATATCTAGTCTTCCGAAAGAAGGAACCGTTTTGAATTCATCAGTGTTTGAGGATAATGTAGAAGGGACAAATCTTGCCGTCGTCATTTCTAGTGAGGCAGAAAGATTAATTGAGATCACAGATGGAGTTGCAAAGAGGATTTCCTCTCCTGATCAGAAACAACATGATTTAGGATTGGACATCTCAGTGGAGCTAGAACAAGATTCTGACCAGGGCCATGTTCCGAAATTAGATACGccttcatttcctatggaaggCCAGGAGAATGAAGTGAGTCAAATCGAGGAACTGAAGAACCAGTCAGAGGAATTAGCTGAGGTTCATTCAGTTCAGGATGAGAAACACAATGATAGAGCATCAGCAATCACAGAGGAGCCAGAACCTGAACCTGACCAGAGCCATGTTCAGGAGCTTGAGACGCCTTCAAATCCGGTTGAAGACCAGGAGAATAAAGAGCTGGAAACAGAATCACACCAAGTAATTCGACTGGACAGTGATTATCTTAATGATGAGGATGAAAATGATGAAGGACATTCATTTGACTTTGACGAAATGGATTTAGAGGCTTCGTTATCCGTTACTTTGACACCAACAAACAAGACACCTGAGAAAGTGACAAGGCTTATGCCACAAGATGCAAACAGTGATGTCTCTGAGCTTGGCCAATGCGAGGCCTTCCAGATGAGCGTCCAGAAGGGGTCGGAGCTGCGTCCTGAAGGGGAATCCCTGGAGACCCCCAAACAGACAGAGACGGCTGAAGGCATTGCAGGGGGTCCATTAGGTCACAAAGATTCCACTTCATCTCAAGAACCTCAAACCACAACAGGAGAACAAAATGAGTCCCAAACAGCAGAGGTGGTAATTGACCAGCTGCTGCGAAGCGTAGCGGAGGATGTGGGAGGAGTGCAGGAGCAGAGCCACACTTTagtggaggagggagtggagcaGCTTGGTGGTTCAGGAGACGTAGAGTTTGAGATGGGAAGAGAGGCTTTGGGTTCATCCATAGCTGGAGGACAGGAAGTCGTCAAAGATGTGCTGCTGGGCGTTGGGAGTGCAGAGGGTCAGGTTAGCAGGCAAACAGACCCATTTCCCCCCAAGATAGAGTCTAAAAACAGCCAGAAAGCAAAGGGAAAGGGCAAGGGGAAGGCCAAAGAGGACTGTAAGATGTCTTAG
- the lrrfip1a gene encoding uncharacterized protein lrrfip1a isoform X12 — MGTQGAGRKRNPNKERSTAEDDALNLIAREAEARLAAKRAARAEAREIRMKELERQQKEIFQVQKKYYGLDTKSEDRGDTKWGNIEQWMEDSERYSRPSRTTTLSDEDERMSVGSLSSVRSSRLSEDSRLSRGSRLDLQTAPYASSSLSRQPASLYNGYQSSLYEDGLGSASRRVIGSSSRPSDYSSYRGSNSRASSRASSARASPVDNHSSVAGFLRSASSSVLSKDLDDVTIPDFSDVEDRDYIEKGSRAASALTAGTLTALGGTSSRRGSGETAITVDNETSIREIKEIHELKDQIQDVESKYMQNLKEVKDALVEVGEKYRKAMVSNAQLDNEKSNLLYQVDTLKDSLTELEELLAEARREYEEKNKDHEREKHAHSILQFQFNEVKETLKQSEELLNDIRQLRLKQDGFIREISDLQETVEWKDKKIGALERQKTYTDAIRVERDELRDEVVQLKDILKKHGIVLGPDLNINGGIVEPGTDGSSEPGSPLGPDHMASPTEGNSSMLGSALESELRTKQEEEVDSEEPQDRQKLEEAGDRCLTSAEAPSLASDSSTETSRDPDSTCWPKVEDRPGESAPCPELDLESASVIRNIQTSATEMKGVITEQEEMVEEGALSHRLDLITNIVNKEDCSAELNGVISAQGAELAVSGADTVEEALLQTSTEGMENNQMITDLSETIVAEVMRAILETPSKDLHEDQATTLDNIQSQRSNEGQSPQKDGNEVNHIKESVGPISTPPDESPTIGPIAMSDESCPVGPITASPDESSTIGPISTPPDESSTVGPIVMSPDESCPVGPIDMSPDESCPVGPIDMSPDESCPIGPIAMSQPEPGNIEDIENEELENEELSNKLQTKGAGGKKKKKKRKGKKKKAGLQEEEKKQSEEDVNEGTTPENEKENNKKKLSRKDDGSEIPSSSPLQVLKGSQMDPPQENQDTDGVLEPGIVVAQVSSSVSNAESNLDVSDPDTVHPPCLASPSQESVLPAKAVASQFEPEVAATAATDETGPVNEFISHHTTPNPIESFEAPDMNNYGKKTESTRFNVAIDSLHAANESPREDEVEQSNTSSLPVCLESTSSPQEPLETTLSTDQVTLGNDGGDVHVKCETPLGDTFQIEDSGEQKAGVEEEQTSPSCRLLGAVAHCDEPEIDELENMLKVEGTLVHTDNSEGISDSVLAEETFTEITNDISSLPKEGTVLNSSVFEDNVEGTNLAVVISSEAERLIEITDGVAKRISSPDQKQHDLGLDISVELEQDSDQGHVPKLDTPSFPMEGQENEVSQIEELKNQSEELAEVHSVQDEKHNDRASAITEEPEPEPDQSHVQELETPSNPVEDQENKELETESHQVIRLDSDYLNDEDENDEGHSFDFDEMDLEASLSVTLTPTNKTPEKVTRLMPQDANSDVSELGQCEAFQMSVQKGSELRPEGESLETPKQTETAEGIAGGPLGHKDSTSSQEPQTTTGEQNESQTAEVVIDQLLRSVAEDVGGVQEQSHTLVEEGVEQLGGSGDVEFEMGREALGSSIAGGQEVVKDVLLGVGSAEGQVSRQTDPFPPKIESKNSQKAKGKGKGKAKEDCKMS; from the exons GCTGAGGCCCGGCTAGCAGCTAAGAGAGCAGCCAGGGCCGAGGCCAGAGAGATCCGCATGAAGGAGCTGGAGCGACAACAGAAGGAG atCTTTCAGGTCCAGAAG AAATATTATGGGCTGGATACCAAATCAGAAGACCGAGGGGACACCAAGTGGGGAAACATTGAACAATGGATG GAGGACAGTGAGCGCTACTCACGCCCGTCACGGACCACCACG cttTCAGATGAAGATGAACGGATGTCCGTGGGGAGCCTGAGCAGCGTCAGG AGCTCCCGATTGAGTGAGGACAGCCGGCTCTCACGGGGGTCCCGACTAGACCTGCAGACG GCCCCCtatgcctcctcctctctctccagacaGCCAGCCTCTCTGTACAATGGCTACCAG agctcGCTGTATGAGGACGGCCTGGGCAGTGCTTCCCGGCGGGTCATTGGCTCCAGCTCTCGA ccatCAGACTACAGCAGCTACCGGGGGTCCAACTCCAGAGCCTCGTCCCGGGCCAGCTCGGCCCGCGCCAGCCCAGTG GACAACCACAGCTCTGTGGCCGGCTTCTTGCGGAGCGCGAGCAGCAGCGTTCTCTCAAAGGACCTGGATGACGTCACTATCCCTGATTTCTCAGAT GTGGAGGACAGAGATTATATCGAGAAG GGGTCCCGGGCAGCCTCTGCCTTAACCGCTGGGACCCTCACCGCGTTGGGGGGCACCTCCTCCCGGAGAGGAAGTGGCGAGACGGCAATCACCGTAGATAACGAGACGTCCATACGAGAGATCAAG GAGATCCATGAGCTGAAGGATCAGATTCAAGATGTGGAATCAAAGTACATGCAGAACCTCAAGGAAGTTAAG GACGCCttggtggaggtgggtgagaAGTACCGCAAGGCCATGGTGTCCAACGCCCAGCTGGACAATGAGAAGAGCAACCTGCTGTACCAGGTGGACACGCTGAAGGACTCGCTCACCGAGCTTGAGGAGCTGCTGGCCGAGGCGCGCCGCGAGTACGAGGAGAAGAACAAG GACCACGAGCGGGAGAAGCACGCACACAGCATCCTGCAGTTCCAGTTCAACGAGGTGAAGGAGACCCTGAAGCAGAGCGAGGAGCTGCTCAAC GATATCCGCCAGCTGCGCTTGAAGCAGGATGGTTTTATCCGAGAAATATCGGACCTCCAGGAAACTGTTGAGTGGAAGGATAAAAAGATTGGG GCCTTAGAGCGACAGAAAACATATACGGACGCGATCCGAGTGGAACGTGATGAGTTGAGAGATGAGGTGGTTCAGCTGAAAGACATTCTCAAG AAACATGGCATCGTTCTGGGACCGGATCTGAACATCAACGGGGGTATTGTTGAGCCAGGAACCGATGGATCATCGGAACCCGGGTCCCCCCTGGGTCCAGACCACATGGCCTCCCCCACAGAGGGCAACAGCAGCATGCTAG GCAGCGCACTGGAGTCTGAGTTGAGGACTAAacaagaggaagaggtggattCAGAAGAACCGCAAGATCGACAAAAACTTGAGGAAGCAGGAGACCGCTGTTTGACCTCTGCTGAAGCCCCTAGTCTTGCTAGTGATTCCTCCACAGAGACTTCTAGAGACCCCGACTCCACGTGCTGGCCCAAAGTGGAGGACCGTCCAGGAGAAAGTGCCCCTTGCCCAGAGTTAGATTTAGAAAGTGCCAGTGTAATCAGAAATATACAAACTAGTGCTACAGAGATGAAGGGGGTCATAACAGAACAGGAGGAGATGGTTGAAGAAGGTGCATTGAGCCATCGTTTAGATTTAATCACAAACATCGTTAATAAAGAGGATTGCAGCGCAGAGTTGAATGGGGTCATATCAGCGCAGGGTGCTGAGCTGGCTGTGAGTGGGGCAGACACAGTGGAAGAGGCTTTGCTCCAGACAAGTACAGAAGGCATGGAAAACAACCAAATGATAACCGATCTTTCTGAAACCATTGTGGCTGAGGTCATGAGGGCCATTTTAGAGACTCCCAGTAAGGATTTGCATGAAGACCAAGCAACTACCCTGGATAATATCCAATCACAAAGGAGCAATGAGGGCCAATCGCCACAGAAAGATGGAAATGAAGTGAACCACATCAAAGAGTCCGTCGGACCAATCAGCACGCCCCCTGATGAGTCACCCACCATCGGACCAATCGCCATGTCTGATGAGTCATGCCCAGTCGGACCAATCACCGCGTCCCCTGATGAGTCATCCACAATAGGACCAATCAGCACGCCCCCTGATGAGTCATCCACCGTCGGACCAATTGTCATGTCTCCTGATGAGTCATGCCCGGTCGGACCAATCGACATGTCTCCTGATGAGTCATGCCCGGTCGGACCAATCGACATGTCTCCTGATGAGTCATGCCCGATCGGACCAATCGCCATGTCTCAACCTGAGCCTGGGAACATTGAGGACATTGAGAATGAGGAATTAGAGAATGAGGAACTGTCCAACAAACTGCAGACCAAGGGAGCCGGAggcaagaagaagaaaaaaaagaggaaaggcAAAAAGAAGAAAGCAGgacttcaggaggaggagaagaagcaaAGTGAGGAGGATGTAAATGAAGGAACCACACcagagaatgagaaagaaaacaacaaaaaaaagttgaGTAGAAAAGATGATGGATCTGAGATTCCCAGTTCCAGCCCCCTCCAAGTCCTTAAAGGATCTCAAATGGATCCACCACAGGAGAACCAAGATACAGATGGTGTTTTGGAACCTGGGATTGTGGTAGCTCAGGTGAGCAGCTCTGTTTCCAACGCAGAGTCCAATCTGGACGTGTCCGATCCTGACACTGTTCACCCACCCTGTTTAGCTAGTCCTAGTCAGGAGAGTGTGCTCCCAGCAAAGGCAGTTGCCTCACAATTCGAGCCAGAGGTTGCTGCTACTGCAGCAACAGATGAAACTGGTCCCGTAAATGAGTTTATCTCACATCATACAACTCCCAACCCTATAGAGAGCTTTGAGGCCCCAGATATGAACAACTATGGTAAGAAAACTGAATCAACCAGGTTTAATGTAGCCATTGATTCATTACATGCAGCAAATGAATCCCCACGTGAGGATGAGGTGGAACAGTCCAACACCAGCTCCCTTCCAGTGTGTCTGGAGAGCACATCCAGCCCTCAGGAGCCATTGGAGACAACTCTATCCACAGATCAGGTCACTTTAGGTAACGATGGGGGGGATGTGCATGTCAAGTGTGAGACACCTCTCGGAGATACTTTTCAGATAGAGGACTCAGGAGAGCAGAAGGCAGGGGTGGAAGAGGAACAAACCTCCCCTTCTTGTCGTCTACTCGGGGCTGTGGCTCATTGTGATGAGCCAGAAATTGATGAGTTGGAAAACATGCTTAAAGTAGAGGGAACTTTAGTCCATACTGACAACTCTGAAGGAATATCCGACAGTGTGTTAGCAGAGGAAACCTTCACTGAGATTACCAATGATATATCTAGTCTTCCGAAAGAAGGAACCGTTTTGAATTCATCAGTGTTTGAGGATAATGTAGAAGGGACAAATCTTGCCGTCGTCATTTCTAGTGAGGCAGAAAGATTAATTGAGATCACAGATGGAGTTGCAAAGAGGATTTCCTCTCCTGATCAGAAACAACATGATTTAGGATTGGACATCTCAGTGGAGCTAGAACAAGATTCTGACCAGGGCCATGTTCCGAAATTAGATACGccttcatttcctatggaaggCCAGGAGAATGAAGTGAGTCAAATCGAGGAACTGAAGAACCAGTCAGAGGAATTAGCTGAGGTTCATTCAGTTCAGGATGAGAAACACAATGATAGAGCATCAGCAATCACAGAGGAGCCAGAACCTGAACCTGACCAGAGCCATGTTCAGGAGCTTGAGACGCCTTCAAATCCGGTTGAAGACCAGGAGAATAAAGAGCTGGAAACAGAATCACACCAAGTAATTCGACTGGACAGTGATTATCTTAATGATGAGGATGAAAATGATGAAGGACATTCATTTGACTTTGACGAAATGGATTTAGAGGCTTCGTTATCCGTTACTTTGACACCAACAAACAAGACACCTGAGAAAGTGACAAGGCTTATGCCACAAGATGCAAACAGTGATGTCTCTGAGCTTGGCCAATGCGAGGCCTTCCAGATGAGCGTCCAGAAGGGGTCGGAGCTGCGTCCTGAAGGGGAATCCCTGGAGACCCCCAAACAGACAGAGACGGCTGAAGGCATTGCAGGGGGTCCATTAGGTCACAAAGATTCCACTTCATCTCAAGAACCTCAAACCACAACAGGAGAACAAAATGAGTCCCAAACAGCAGAGGTGGTAATTGACCAGCTGCTGCGAAGCGTAGCGGAGGATGTGGGAGGAGTGCAGGAGCAGAGCCACACTTTagtggaggagggagtggagcaGCTTGGTGGTTCAGGAGACGTAGAGTTTGAGATGGGAAGAGAGGCTTTGGGTTCATCCATAGCTGGAGGACAGGAAGTCGTCAAAGATGTGCTGCTGGGCGTTGGGAGTGCAGAGGGTCAGGTTAGCAGGCAAACAGACCCATTTCCCCCCAAGATAGAGTCTAAAAACAGCCAGAAAGCAAAGGGAAAGGGCAAGGGGAAGGCCAAAGAGGACTGTAAGATGTCTTAG